In Aythya fuligula isolate bAytFul2 chromosome 25, bAytFul2.pri, whole genome shotgun sequence, a single genomic region encodes these proteins:
- the RAB7B gene encoding ras-related protein Rab-7b isoform X1, with the protein MPRQGPSMDASKKVDLKIIIIGALGVGKTSLLHQYVHKTFYEDYRTTLGASILTKVIAVDNTPLKMQIWDTGGQERFRSMVSTFYKGSDGCVLAFDVTDRESFESLDNWRADFLEKVIPRDHDFPMVVLGNKIDLCDRQVSKELASAWCKEKDIPYFEVSAKNNINVAQAFETLAKQALTTYKGIFESYLTDSIKLTPDDKPKARCC; encoded by the exons ATGCCCCGGCAG GGCCCGTCCATGGATGCCAGCAAGAAGGTGGATCTGAAGATAATTATCATAGGAGCTCTGGG CGTGGGCAAAACCTCCCTGCTGCACCAGTACGTGCACAAGACCTTCTATGAGGACTACCGCACCACGCTGGGCGCCAGCATCCTGACCAAGGTGATCGCGGTGGACAACACCCCCCTGAAAATGCAG ATCTGGGACACGGGGGGACAGGAGCGATTCCGGTCCATGGTGTCGACCTTCTACAAGGGCTCTGATGGCTGCGTCCTGGCCTTCGACGTGACGGACAGGGAGTCCTTTGAGTCCCTGGACAACTGGAGAGCTGACTTCCTGGAGAAGGTGATCCCGAGGGACCACGACTTCCCCATGGTCGTGCTGGGGAATAAAATAGACCTCTGCGACCGGCAG GTATCCAAGGAGCTTGCCTCAGCCTGGTGCAAGGAAAAAGACATCCCTTATTTCGAGGTCAGCGCCAAGAACAACATCAACGTCGCACAAGCTTTCGAGACCCTCGCCAAGCAAGCCTTAACCACG tatAAAGGGATTTTTGAGAGTTATTTAACCGACTCCATCAAACTCACTCCTGATGACAAGCCCAAGGCGAGAtgctgctga
- the RAB7B gene encoding ras-related protein Rab-7b isoform X2, producing the protein MPRQGPSMDASKKVDLKIIIIGALGVGKTSLLHQYVHKTFYEDYRTTLGASILTKVIAVDNTPLKMQGSDGCVLAFDVTDRESFESLDNWRADFLEKVIPRDHDFPMVVLGNKIDLCDRQVSKELASAWCKEKDIPYFEVSAKNNINVAQAFETLAKQALTTYKGIFESYLTDSIKLTPDDKPKARCC; encoded by the exons ATGCCCCGGCAG GGCCCGTCCATGGATGCCAGCAAGAAGGTGGATCTGAAGATAATTATCATAGGAGCTCTGGG CGTGGGCAAAACCTCCCTGCTGCACCAGTACGTGCACAAGACCTTCTATGAGGACTACCGCACCACGCTGGGCGCCAGCATCCTGACCAAGGTGATCGCGGTGGACAACACCCCCCTGAAAATGCAG GGCTCTGATGGCTGCGTCCTGGCCTTCGACGTGACGGACAGGGAGTCCTTTGAGTCCCTGGACAACTGGAGAGCTGACTTCCTGGAGAAGGTGATCCCGAGGGACCACGACTTCCCCATGGTCGTGCTGGGGAATAAAATAGACCTCTGCGACCGGCAG GTATCCAAGGAGCTTGCCTCAGCCTGGTGCAAGGAAAAAGACATCCCTTATTTCGAGGTCAGCGCCAAGAACAACATCAACGTCGCACAAGCTTTCGAGACCCTCGCCAAGCAAGCCTTAACCACG tatAAAGGGATTTTTGAGAGTTATTTAACCGACTCCATCAAACTCACTCCTGATGACAAGCCCAAGGCGAGAtgctgctga
- the CTSE gene encoding cathepsin E: MEYFGQISIGTPPQNFTVVFDTGSSNLWVPSIYCTSKACTEHTRFQPSRSSTYQPVGIPFSIQYGTGSLTGVIGSDQVTVEGLTVTNQQFAESVSEPGKTFLDAEFDGILGLAYPALAVDGVTPVFDNMMAQNLVELPMFSVYMSSNPDSSLGGELLFGGFDPSRFTGTLNWVPVTQQGYWQIQLDNVQVGGTVAFCKDSCQAIVDTGTSLLTGPTKDIKELQKYIGAMPVDGEYAVECSNLNVMPDVTFTINGLPYTLTSQAYTLMETSDGMAFCTSGFQGMDVAPPAGPLWVLGDVFIRQFYSVFDRGNNRVGLAPAAP; the protein is encoded by the exons ATGGAGTACTTCGGGCAGATTTCCATCGGGACCCCTCCCCAGAACTTCACGGTGGTTTTCGACACAGGCTCCTCCAACCTCTGGGTGCCGTCCATCTACTGCACCAGCAAAGCCTGCA CCGAGCACACCAGGTTCCAGCCGTCGCGCTCCAGCACGTACCAGCCCGTGGGCATCCCCTTCTCCATCCAGTACGGGACCGGCAGCTTGACGGGGGTCATCGGGTCTGACCAAGTCACC GTGGAGGGCCTGACCGTGACGAACCAGCAGTTCGCAGAGAGCGTCAGCGAGCCGGGCAAAACCTTCCTGGACGCTGAATTTGATGGGATCCTGGGGCTGGCCTACCCGGCCCTGGCCGTGGATGGGGTCACCCCCGTCTTCGACAACATGATGGCCCAAAACCTGGTGGAGCTGCCCATGTTCTCGGTCTACATGAGCTC gaACCCGGACTCCTCCCTGGGCGGAGAGCTGCTCTTCGGGGGCTTTGATCCCTCTCGCTTCACGGGGACCCTGAACTGGGTGCCAGTCACACAGCAGGGCTACTGGCAGATCCAGCTGGACAA cgtGCAGGTGGGTGGCACCGTGGCGTTCTGCAAGGACAGCTGCCAGGCCATCGTGGACACCGGGACGTCGCTCCTCACTGGCCCTACCAAGGACATAAAGGAGCTGCAGAAATACATCGGAGCCATGCCTGTGGATGGAGAG TATGCCGTGGAGTGCAGCAACCTGAACGTGATGCCCGACGTGACCTTCACCATCAACGGGCTCCCCTACACGCTCACCTCCCAAGCCTACACCCTCATG GAGACCAGCGACGGCATGGCCTTCTGCACCAGTGGCTTCCAGGGCATGGACGTCGCCCCTCCTGCCGGCCCCCTCTGGGTTTTGGGCGACGTTTTCATCCGACAGTTTTACTCCGTCTTCGACCGTGGCAATAACCGGGTGGGCTTGGCGCCCGCCGCCCCTTAG